The DNA sequence tcatggaatcttatatgtatgtgtaggtaattaaattcttaacaaagttaccttaaagagttggatttaatggaccagaagtcaactttttttgcaaaaaactaataaattccggtttaaaaatgatgacgccgtgacagatttcagatttcttcagtcgtcgccctggtggcggcctgttaggagcgatacccacgccattttatttttaatcaaatatttcacaaaaactgattaaatcaacaaatgatgactgcaaatattataatacatatgcatttgctatgaaaagttaattttctaaacattttagatggagaaaagccgaaaattcttagaaaacatttcgccttttcgatttgtttacattttttactatagagttacagatgcatagataaaggtaaacattacacataatgacacttattagattctccgaataagaactatacggtcaatacagtatgccaaagcgcgagcctgtttatattctgaggggtaataatttaactttattttattttaacggttgtgtatgctaggtaagctacacaatatacagggtgttgaaaattaagttctcaatttgtattatttgaaaccaaaaaccgtaattttttataatatatattttaagatgtggtagtctgtacactaaaGGGTGTtcaaaagtataagtacttttaaaaattgaagaactaaaatgtacatatttttttaaatctatgaaggtatttaacaagctttgcaaaaaaagcggttaagtgcgactttATCTACATatctacacacatacatacactctcacgccttgtactaatgaactcccttgcggggtaggcagaggtgcattgctgcacccactacCTCTGTAGTACGTGGTGGTACGGtctcgacctttcggacagtcagtttggcatccgaaatgcgtgatcgttcgttcactgtcggagcaggatgaGAACTAGCTCttagcttaaaaatagtaaccgcgttcctAGAGGGCTGACATCCCAAGGattggacaacatttcattttttttaccctacatttttattagctattcggaaaatttattaattaaaattaaattagaggacccgtatttttttatttttcatgtacatttctttttccatgttatttttaactttaaagtttattattttaaaaccggaagtgacgtcacatattaggctcaattttgaTATAAGTCctttgccttagtctcgaaaaaaaaaaaacataaatgacactgacaactgacaggtgacataaactttgtttacgtgCCAACCagcaaatgggtcattttcaaatgacaaaaaaaGTGTGACATTGATAATTCTGATGATACAAAATACttatcatgaaaaaataattttactaagcATTCCAGTCAAGCATAATTGAAACACATgaatgcataatatattactattttaaaataaatataatgtacttaccccaattttttttgctatgtaggcggtggcatgctctgggacatattatatagcgGGTCATTCCCCCCGCTACCCGCGCCGAGTGTACAAGTAACTTCCTAACGCTCcgttttaaaaaatcaaaacataaGAAGTACGCATATTTAACGCGTAAAAACAAGTGCAAACCTAAGTTTCTATCAATATGTATTAAAAGTGAACTAAAACTTACGTGAAATAGTGCTAAAAGTGAAGAAAATGAgcaaagttatttttaaagagTGAGGGTCAGTGTACAAAACGTAATACGCAAGAATAGTAACTGATTTCGAACTTGGTCACGTCTTGATATCATATATTTGAGAAATTCGACTTCTTTGTCAACTGTCGCAGTGGTCTAGCCGCGAACGCACCGTCCGCTCAAGACGTTAACTCGAGTTCGATCCCAGGCTCGACGTTTCTTTCTTTTGTGATTTTTCTAATGCCTCTGCAGCGTTCACCACCAACGACGCCTCAACCTCAAGGTGATATGGAGTTAAACGAAAAATCAGACGAATCAAAAATGGCTAACAGCGACACGCTTGATACTGCATCAACCCCGTTTGACCAACATAACATTGCTTATAGGAATAGGATGAAGAGAAAACATGAAGATAGCCTAAATATGGAAATGGGAATGAATGCGTTCATGTCGGAAATGAGAAATCTATTTGAagtacaaaacaataaaattcaatCACTACAAGAATCATTAAATACCAACTCCGCTAAACACAAGGAAGTCATAGAGGACATGCACGCAATTATAAGTGAGATCAAATCACAAAACATATTGCTTAAAAAATCTACTGATTCAATTGAAAAGTGCGTGGATAATTTATCTACTAAACTAGATGATGTATCAATTAAAGTAAGCACACTTGAAGAGAATTGTTCTGCAAACGACAAGCAAATAAGTCTTATTGAGAGTAAAATTGAAGAACTAGACAGACAAGCCTCTCTTACGCTATTAGAAATTCGGAATGTACCTACGAAACCTAAAGAAAACCTTGATGACCTGTTGAAAATAGCAATAGACACAGCCAAAACTGCCAACGTTGAAATAAGCAATAAAGACATCAAAGACATTCGGCGCCTTCCTGGTAAACCAGAGGCGAACAAACCAATCGTCGTCAATCTTAATTCTGCCATAGACaagaaaaacttaataaaaggAATAAAGGCTTTTAACTCAAGTAATAAAAACGAcaaatttaattcaactcATCTTGGCCTTGAAGGGCCCTCTAAGGCGGTATATGTTGGAGAGCATTTGACAGCCAAAGCAAAAAGATTATTTTATCTCTCACGTGAATATGCAAAATCCAAAGACTACAAATACTGCTGGACATCGAGCGGAAGAGTGTTTCTCAGAAAAGATGACAATGCACCATACATATTAATCGCTAATGAGAAACAATTGGAAGATATCAATAATTTAGCACCCAATTCCAAATGACTATGCAAAAATGAATTGATTActtgtttgttttatgtaattttgtcTTTAATAACCTATTTTGTAAGCATGCACTACTATTGTTACACACACTCAACATCTCCATCATCCAGTACTGCTCACACAAATCATTCACACACTTTAAATCACCCACACATACTACCTTTTACACACCGTATTCTTAATATCCAATTCCAATCCAAAAAAAATTCTATGTATGTTCAACTCCAACACAGAGCACTTGCCGGGTTCAAATCTTACAAGATAACATGCTCCTGGAAACAAGTTCGTTCCAGGTTCTttataaatcatattaaaaatCATGAACAATCTCAGGGATATAGGACCGAGCATTGACGAAGTCAATGTGTCTCGATCCTTCTACTTATCCGAACCCGAGCAGTGCAAGACATACATAAAGCTTAATAATAGGACAGTTACAGCATTATCTTTAAACATTCGtagtatttattgtaataaaaattttGACAACTTTGTGTTACTTTTGAATCAAATAAACTCAGACTTCGATATCATTATTCTTACCGAATGCTGGCTttcacaacaacaaaataatattcctCAAATTCCGGGATATGATATCTTTACTTCTAGCAATTACATTAACCAAAATGATGgcatagttatttttattaaacattcCCTACAAAATTACAAAGTCATTGAAGAGAAAATTCCAAACACTAATTGCCTGGCTATCACACTTGGTAAGGAATATGCATTCATAGCTATATATAGACCACCATTTAATAGGAAACTATCCGAATTCTGTGACGAACTGGACCTTATCCTTgataaatacaaaatgtttCCTAACGTATTCATTCTTGGAGACGTAAACCTTgacataaaacataataacaataatgaaATTGATGCCTCTTACTATCTCAATATGCTGGCCACGCATGGTTTGCTCCCAGGTCACCAATTTCCAACTCGGGATCCTAGCAATACTTGTCTTGACCACTGCATGATCAAGTCCATGAATGAGTCTACAGTAGTAGTTCTGCCACCCTCGATTACAGACCATTCACCTGTCATCCTCTGCACTGAATCCCGCACTATATGTATTgcccataaaaataaaactaaaacaaaaattaattataacgcCATCTGTCAGGAGTTGGAAACAATACAATGGGACGAGGTACTCAACTCTGAGAACGTAAATGAAATAACTGATAAATTTATAACCATCGTATCCAATTTAATATCACACAATACTACAATAACTCCTATACCACGATCAAGGCAAAATATATGCCCATGGGTAACAGTTGGGCTAATGAAATCTATAGCTAAGCGAGATAAACTGCACaataaagtaagaaataatccCAAAGATGCCACTCTCAGAAAAACCTATCTAGATTATAGAAATATATGCAAAGCAGCCATAAGAAAATCTAAAAACTTATACGACCAGGCCGAGTTAAAGAAACAAGGAGGTGATAGTAAAGGAGTTTGGAAACAAGTTAAGAGAATATGCAACACCAATAATAAGTCTAATAACTCTGATGGATTATTAAAAAAGGGAATGGATGTGAACGATTCACTAAACAAAACGAATGAATACTTTTCGACTATTGGATCTACATTAGCACACAACATCTTGTCCAATACAAAATGCACAGAAACTGAGTTGGCCCACAAAATTAAATCGGATGGATGTGCCTTGGACTCGTTCTTGCTCCTACCACCTGATGAATTCGAAATTAGCTCAATGATAAAATCCCTTAAGAGTGACTCGGCTCCTGGAGTGGACAGGATATCAAATAGGCTGATTAAACTTGCTCATGACTCATTGCTGATGCCTATAACTAAAATATGTACCCTCAGCATTGATACTGGAGTAGTGCCTGATGCTTTAAAGGTATCTGCTATCCGTCCTATTCACAAGGGCGGggatggagatgacgtatcaAACTACAGGCCTATATCTCTTTTACCGGCACTTTCTAAAATATTGGAGAAACTGGTAAATAAAAGGCTGAAAAACTTCCTGGAGTCCAGAAATATCTTATCCAACAACCAATTTGGGTTCAGGATGAAACGGTCAACTGAAGATGCAGTTACTCAACTCACCAGTTTTGTTACCAGTAAACTCGACAGGGGGGAGAGGTGTTTAGGCGTTTTCTTGGACTTTGCCAAAGCGTTTGATACCGTGTCCATCCCCATACTGTTGGCAAAACTGGAAAGTATTGGAATCCGTGGTCTGCCCTTGCTGTGGTTTCAGAGTTACCTCTCAAACAGAAAACAGAAAGTGAAGATTGGTAATGACGAGGGTGACTATGCTGTTGTTAATTTTGGAGTGCCACAGGGAAGTATACTGGGCCCCACACTGTTCCTCGTGTACATTAATGAACTGTGTAAGATGACCATCACAAATGGCCAAGTAATTACCTTTGCTGACGACACAGTTCTCTTGTTTCATGGGCCATCTTGGGCAGATGTTCAGCAACACTCTAACGAAGGTTTGCGAAAAGTTTCTGCTTGGCTCCAAGATAACTTACTGACTGCAAACACAACTAAGACAAAATACATCACCTTTGCAATCACTGCACGTTCGCTCCCATCAAGTAACCTAGACCTGGTGTTGCACGGGTGCAGTAACACACTGAGCTGTAGTTGCCCTGTATTAGAGCGGAAAtcttcaataaaatatcttgGTGTAATCATCGATGAAAAACTTAACTGGTCTGAGCATATCCGAATCCTCTGTGGCAGAACTCGCAAATTGATCCGCATCTTTAAAAAGCTCAGGCATGTGGCAGATCGTGATGTATTAATGATGGTCTACTACGCTCTCGCCCAGTCCATACTTGGCTACTGCATCACAGCATGGGGTGCCGCAGCTCAGACGCATATGCTCCCGCTGGAGCGCGCTCAGCGCCTCCTTCTAAAAGTGATGTTTTTTAAACCCAGACGTTACGCCACAACTCAACTATACAATGACTGCTCAGTGTTATCAGTTCGCCAACtatatataaaacatttaataataaaacaacactGTACCATTAACCTTGATGAAATGAAAGTTAAAATGAATACTCAAAGAAGAACAGATCGTATCTTTATTATGCCATCGACTCACACTGTTTTTGCCCAAAAAAAACACTCCTTCCTAGGACCTTTCATTTACA is a window from the Plutella xylostella chromosome 7, ilPluXylo3.1, whole genome shotgun sequence genome containing:
- the LOC125488818 gene encoding uncharacterized protein LOC125488818, giving the protein MANSDTLDTASTPFDQHNIAYRNRMKRKHEDSLNMEMGMNAFMSEMRNLFEVQNNKIQSLQESLNTNSAKHKEVIEDMHAIISEIKSQNILLKKSTDSIEKCVDNLSTKLDDVSIKVSTLEENCSANDKQISLIESKIEELDRQASLTLLEIRNVPTKPKENLDDLLKIAIDTAKTANVEISNKDIKDIRRLPGKPEANKPIVVNLNSAIDKKNLIKGIKAFNSSNKNDKFNSTHLGLEGPSKAVYVGEHLTAKAKRLFYLSREYAKSKDYKYCWTSSGRVFLRKDDNAPYILIANEKQLEDINNLAPNSK